In Anopheles ziemanni chromosome X, idAnoZiCoDA_A2_x.2, whole genome shotgun sequence, the genomic window TACTTGTAGCCCATCATGATACTGGCGTACCCGTTGGCCAGTGCTTCGGAGCGGCCCCATGTCCCATTAGCCATCAGTTTATGCCAGTACCGATTGACGTGGTACGGATACACGATGCGCAGGTGGCACAGCAGTCCGAGGCAGGCAGTGTATAGGATCATCGACACCGGGACCCTCATGTCGAACCAGCGTACCACTCGGGGCTTCGGGAAAGCGTCGTGTTTAATGTACACCAGCCAGCAGAGCTCCGCCAGCTCGGTGATCGGAAAGGTGAACAGCAAGTAGTTTGGAAAGCAGCAGTACGCTAGTCCCGCCATAAACCCACCGATGGCACTGCGCACGTACGGTCCGATGGTCGGTTTATAGGGGGTGAGACTGCAGCTAGCCACCTCGTACAGTGCCTTGTAGAGCGTTATGAAGCTGAGCAATCCGAGATCGAACCGGGTAGCCAACAGCCGAAGCAGTCCGAGTGGGTTGCGCACGAGCAGCTTTACGTTCGGAAGAGCAATTTTCACCACACTGATCGCTAGCCCGATGCAGAACGATGTTAGTACCTCCCGGGTGATGTGCTTCTGGCAGCTCACATCGACCGGAGTGGGACTTCCTTCGGCGTGGAGCAGCTGCGAGTGATGACAGCGGGTCGAATCACCAGCAACGTCCGGGTACGTGCGGGCAAACCAGAACCGGTCGACGTGCAGAAACTGCCTTGCCGCCATGATGCAGGAGCTGAGCAGCGCGAATGTGATGGTCGCACACAGCCTGGATGTACGCAGGGACGCCATTAGGGGACTGCGGGCGCGCCGTATAAGAAACTCGAGATACTGAGTTACAAAACAGGAGTTTGTTAGGTACTGAATCGTTTCGCTCTACGCTCATACCAACCATATTGAACAGTCCAATACCCTGGGCGCGGACGATGTGCCTGGGCAGATGCTGCACAGTGATGCCACCGGCTAGCGACGGAATAAGCACAAACCAGGCTGGTGGAAATCGCCCCATGATGTGGCTGCAACACACGACAGTCAGGTAAAGATTGTGCCAAAACACGTTGGCGATCGATCTTCTAGGGATTCACACTTACTGGAAAGCGCAGAACGCAATGAAACTCCCTGCCGTCATCGGCATACCGGCCAGGACGCAGCATAGATACTGCCGGAAGAAGTGTTTCCAGACCTCTGGCTTGTTCCATTCACGAATGCGAAACAGTAGGGGAGTCTTTAGATGGAtagtggtttggtttggttagtcgGAAAGCATTTTCGTACATTGCTTTAACTCTGCTTGACTGGTTGATACGTACGATAACCGCCGGAAGATAGTGGCGCAATCCTCCTAGTACACCCTGATAGAAGAAGGTACACCACGCCGTGGGGCAGTTTTGATCCGGATGTAGCATATCACGACAGGTTTTGTCGATCGTCACCCGGTAGAAGAACTTACTCAGCTGCCCCATCGCTCCACGAAGGCGGTGTTAACCGGGGTTCTCTATGTTTAACCTGTCGATGTCTTCCGGAGCCGTGGTTTCTATACGAATAAACTCAGAGCATGGACTCAGAAACACCGCTGCTTGTGATGCACCTGCCTGCTGAACGGTTGAAAGATGACTTACAACCAAACTATTGACAATTGGAAATCACAATCAACTGTTGTGCCGATCAACTAGGTCTCACTTTCCCCGCACAACGCGAACCCCTCTGGGTAAGGGACAGGACCACTACCGCGGCGAACAACGTCTGCTGCTACACGTCGCTGGGTATGTGAGCATGTGTGTGCTTACCCACAACCCTCACTAGGTCGCACGGTTCGCTTGCTTGGTTCTGTGTGATTCTCGGTCAGGTCGGTGGAAAAAGGTTATTAAATATGGACAAACCCAAAGCGAAACGGGCAGAGAGAATTTGGCGCACAGCGATAATCGTACGATTACAGTGTGGGGCAAAAGTTGCGCAAACTAACGGCGGTTCTAATttattccaaaacaaaacacttcaaCAATACGAATGAGGTTTGAGAACAAAAAGAGAAGTTATAGCTACACCTTGTATTGGTTCGTGTATAGTAATTTTTAATGGGCAGTGCAGTGGATCTTaaacagcaaaagaaagacacTTTTGTGCTTATCTTTGTTTTTGTACTACAATCAATAACTTTTCTGTCGGTTTTCTGTCGCCAAAATCAATGTTATTGAAAAATTCCTGTTGAAAAAACTTAGATTAGCCTAATTATATAATTTCATCGCACTTCATACTTTCTATGTTCCTCACAATGTCCCCGTTTAAACACGAAACTCATTTTACTCAAACGAATAATACTTTTTCATATGACAAAATTGTTATTTTGAATAGGAAGCAACTCTTTTTAAATGTACTGCGTATCCTGATACATATATGATAGAAAATCGTTCTTCTCATCTCATATAAAATATGCACTGAACGATAATAGATAGAATAAGCAACGCATTCGTTGCTTAATATGATTGGCTAAGCCCGAAAATATGCACTAAACTAGCTTTCGGGCTTAGCCAAAGTAATTCCATTCTACAATTTGGCAAAATTATGACATTTCGCGCTTTTTAGATTACTCTCTGATAAAACTGACTGCAAATCCACAAAATTGTTCCCTGTCCCACTTACCCTTTGGCCTAGTGTATGTGATTTTTAAACTCTTAATTCCGAGGATGACTCCGATGGTAAACAATTACTGATATCTCTGCTCCCTGACCCTTTCTATCTGTTTACTATTTGCATTGGTGTAGTCGGTTGAGCTTCGCAATAGTTGCGACTAGTTAAATCATTCACCTTTTGTGACAAGTGCGGCCACCGAACTCCCGCCACCTGTCAAGGCCAGGAATCTTATCACGTCCGAAGCAACGGACTCGCAGGTGTACGCTTCGAAAATGCTGCTTCCAACCATCATGccaaaagtaatgaaaatattgaaattataATCTCCTGCCATTTTCCTCGCCTCGCCCCACATCCGTCGGTCCTGATTGA contains:
- the LOC131291361 gene encoding uncharacterized protein LOC131291361, translated to MGQLSKFFYRVTIDKTCRDMLHPDQNCPTAWCTFFYQGVLGGLRHYLPAVITPLLFRIREWNKPEVWKHFFRQYLCCVLAGMPMTAGSFIAFCAFHHIMGRFPPAWFVLIPSLAGGITVQHLPRHIVRAQGIGLFNMYLEFLIRRARSPLMASLRTSRLCATITFALLSSCIMAARQFLHVDRFWFARTYPDVAGDSTRCHHSQLLHAEGSPTPVDVSCQKHITREVLTSFCIGLAISVVKIALPNVKLLVRNPLGLLRLLATRFDLGLLSFITLYKALYEVASCSLTPYKPTIGPYVRSAIGGFMAGLAYCCFPNYLLFTFPITELAELCWLVYIKHDAFPKPRVVRWFDMRVPVSMILYTACLGLLCHLRIVYPYHVNRYWHKLMANGTWGRSEALANGYASIMMGYK